One genomic region from Patescibacteria group bacterium encodes:
- the atpG gene encoding ATP synthase F1 subunit gamma has product MAQSGKEIKRRIKSVKNTKQITKAMEMVSAVKMRRSQEVALAARPYALKALEILTHLSGKIDRSEHPLLEERAEGETYLAVISTDKGLCGGLNANLFRRLAEFLKQQKEKVKIIAVGRKAREWAGRLSLDIIADFTGFGDKTDVIEVLPLARMLMRDYYDKKYGQAVFAYTNFISTLKQETVLRHVLPIKKEMLEAVVQEITPARGKYADAGKFTKEESGGEYIFEPSPDEVLKVILPKLIEIQVYSIILEANASEHSARMVAMKNASEAAKDMIEELSLSYNKFRQASITREIAEVSAGAAALEK; this is encoded by the coding sequence ATGGCGCAGTCAGGCAAAGAAATAAAACGCCGGATAAAATCGGTTAAAAATACCAAGCAAATAACTAAAGCCATGGAGATGGTTTCGGCTGTCAAAATGCGCCGGAGCCAGGAGGTGGCGCTGGCGGCCAGGCCTTACGCTTTGAAGGCCCTGGAAATTTTAACGCACTTGAGCGGCAAGATAGACCGGTCAGAACATCCGCTTTTGGAAGAACGAGCGGAGGGCGAGACATATCTAGCGGTTATTTCCACCGATAAAGGTTTATGCGGAGGATTGAATGCCAATCTTTTCCGTCGCCTGGCCGAATTTTTAAAACAGCAAAAGGAGAAAGTAAAAATTATCGCCGTGGGCAGAAAAGCGCGCGAATGGGCGGGACGGTTGAGCTTGGATATCATTGCCGACTTTACCGGTTTTGGCGATAAAACCGACGTGATAGAAGTTCTGCCGTTAGCGCGAATGTTGATGCGCGATTATTACGATAAAAAATACGGCCAGGCAGTTTTCGCTTATACTAATTTTATTTCCACTTTAAAACAAGAGACGGTTCTTCGCCATGTCTTGCCGATTAAAAAGGAAATGTTGGAAGCAGTGGTACAAGAAATTACGCCGGCTAGGGGCAAATATGCCGACGCGGGCAAATTTACGAAAGAAGAATCCGGCGGGGAATACATTTTCGAACCGTCACCAGACGAAGTTTTAAAAGTGATACTGCCTAAGCTTATAGAAATTCAGGTATATAGCATAATTTTGGAAGCTAACGCTTCGGAACATAGCGCCAGAATGGTGGCTATGAAAAACGCTTCCGAAGCCGCCAAAGATATGATTGAAGAATTGAGTTTAAGTTATAATAAATTCCGCCAGGCGAGCATTACCAGAGAGATTGCCGAAGTCAGCGCCGGAGCGGCCGCTTTGGAAAAATAA
- the atpD gene encoding F0F1 ATP synthase subunit beta has product MNKTIAETQKGKVSQIIGGVVDVEFPDASNLPALYNALEIKVGDKKLTLEVAQHIGAGRVRAVAMDSTDGLQRGVEVEDTGSPIKVPVGDICLGRMFDVLGNPLDGKEAVKAVKKLAIHRQPPEFTEQSTKTEIFETGIKVIDLIAPFTKGGKVGLFGGAGVGKTVVVMELIRNIAKEHGGYSVFAGVGERTREGNDLYNDMKGSGVLDKTALVFGQMNEVPGARQRVALSGLTMAEYFRDEQNKDVLLFIDNVFRFTQAGSEVSALLGRMPSAVGYQPTLAEEMGQLQERITSTKKGSITSVQAVYVPADDLTDPAPATTFGHLDSTIVLSRALTELGIYPAVDPLDSSSGSLDPNIVGKEHYEVAREVQKVLQRYKSLQDIIAILGMEELSEEDKKIVARARRIQRFLSQPFFVAEVFTGTPGRYVSLKETIRGFKEILAGKHDDKNEDAFYMKGGIDEVK; this is encoded by the coding sequence ATGAATAAAACAATCGCGGAAACGCAAAAAGGTAAAGTCAGCCAAATCATCGGCGGGGTGGTGGATGTGGAATTTCCCGACGCTTCTAATCTTCCGGCGCTTTATAACGCCTTGGAAATAAAAGTCGGCGATAAAAAATTAACTTTGGAAGTGGCTCAACATATCGGCGCTGGCAGGGTTCGGGCGGTGGCCATGGATTCTACGGACGGTTTACAGAGAGGCGTGGAGGTGGAGGACACTGGTTCACCGATTAAGGTGCCGGTGGGGGACATTTGCCTCGGTAGAATGTTTGACGTTTTGGGTAATCCTCTGGACGGCAAAGAAGCGGTGAAAGCCGTAAAAAAGTTGGCGATTCATCGTCAGCCGCCGGAATTCACGGAGCAATCCACCAAAACGGAAATTTTTGAAACCGGCATTAAGGTTATTGATTTAATCGCTCCTTTTACTAAGGGTGGTAAGGTCGGACTTTTTGGCGGCGCTGGCGTGGGTAAGACGGTCGTGGTAATGGAATTGATTCGCAACATCGCCAAGGAGCATGGTGGTTATTCGGTGTTTGCCGGAGTGGGGGAGAGAACCCGCGAAGGCAATGACCTTTATAATGACATGAAGGGTTCGGGTGTTTTGGATAAAACCGCGCTGGTTTTCGGCCAGATGAATGAGGTGCCGGGCGCGCGCCAACGCGTGGCTCTTTCCGGGTTAACGATGGCCGAGTATTTCCGTGATGAGCAGAATAAAGATGTGCTTTTATTTATTGATAATGTCTTTCGTTTTACTCAAGCTGGTTCGGAGGTGTCCGCTCTCTTGGGACGCATGCCTTCAGCCGTGGGTTATCAGCCAACATTAGCGGAAGAAATGGGCCAGCTTCAGGAACGCATTACTTCCACCAAGAAAGGTTCTATTACTTCGGTACAGGCGGTGTATGTTCCGGCTGACGATTTGACCGACCCGGCCCCGGCCACGACCTTTGGGCATCTCGATTCCACTATTGTTCTTTCCCGCGCTTTGACCGAGCTCGGCATTTATCCGGCCGTAGACCCGCTGGATTCCTCTTCCGGCTCTTTAGACCCCAATATAGTGGGGAAGGAACATTATGAGGTTGCCCGCGAAGTGCAGAAGGTTTTACAGCGCTACAAATCGCTTCAGGATATTATTGCCATTTTAGGTATGGAAGAATTGTCGGAAGAGGATAAAAAAATCGTCGCCCGCGCCCGCCGCATTCAAAGATTTTTATCCCAGCCATTTTTCGTGGCCGAGGTTTTCACCGGCACGCCGGGGCGCTATGTATCACTTAAAGAAACTATCCGCGGATTTAAAGAAATTTTGGCCGGCAAACACGATGATAAAAATGAGGATGCTTTCTATATGAAGGGCGGAATCGATGAAGTTAAATAG
- the atpC gene encoding ATP synthase F1 subunit epsilon gives MAKKIFLEITTLEKTLYSGEVDQVSIPTKMGEITILPGHIALVSALSSGELKALAGNDVVSFAVVGGFAEITRERVIIMADTADLPEDLEEEKITAARGKVEELIKKYPKESQEYSVLSERLENELAKLKLIEQLKGKKRKKV, from the coding sequence ATGGCAAAGAAAATATTTTTAGAAATTACAACTTTAGAAAAGACACTTTACTCCGGCGAAGTGGACCAGGTTAGCATTCCCACAAAAATGGGAGAAATTACGATTTTACCCGGACATATCGCCCTCGTGAGCGCTCTTTCTTCAGGAGAGCTTAAAGCGCTGGCCGGTAATGACGTTGTATCTTTCGCTGTTGTCGGCGGTTTTGCCGAAATAACCAGAGAAAGAGTTATTATTATGGCTGATACCGCCGATTTGCCGGAAGATTTAGAGGAAGAAAAAATCACCGCCGCTAGGGGAAAAGTTGAGGAATTGATTAAAAAATATCCCAAGGAGAGTCAGGAATATTCGGTGCTTTCCGAAAGATTGGAAAATGAATTGGCGAAATTAAAACTCATTGAGCAATTAAAGGGTAAAAAGAGAAAGAAAGTTTAA
- a CDS encoding UvrD-helicase domain-containing protein — protein sequence MEDILARLNKEQKEAVTYDGGPLLIVAGAGTGKTTVITSRIAWLINEAKAKPEEILALTFTDKAAGEMEERVDRLLPYGYVDLWISTFHSFAERILKQHAIDIGLPNDFKLLNKTEQWLLVRQNLDKFDLDYYRPLGNPTKFIHALLKHFSRAKDEVVSPVDYLKYAENIELDKDSKDQGEERSRLLEIANAYHIYERLLLENNALDFGDLINYTLKLFRERKAILEKYQKQFKYILVDEFQDTNWAQYELVKLLARENLAVVGDDDQSIYKFRGASVSNIMQFKSDFPAAKEVVLTNNYRSAQNILDLSYGFIKQNNPNRLEASLGIDKKLKANIKESGLIEHYHGRDLDEEVKWIIKKIVELKNNNKHLSWSDFAVLVRANDSANIFIREMIKTRIPYQFVAMRGLYGKPIILDCLAYFKLLDNYHESPALWRILNLPFFDIDAADLVELNFEAQKKSESLFEVLKRASGINSLQPATAGKLSKVLNLIAKHSSLVKEKRVSEMFILFLKESGYLEYLNHSGQTAGEEERSREALGYLQQFYKKITVFEADFPDPKLKDFEKFLELEMESGEEGELNFDPDAGPEMVKIMTVHSAKGLEFEYVFIPNLVDRKFPTTERQDPIELPDALVKEKIPEGDMHLEEERRLFYVAMTRAKKGLYFTSALDYGGARKKKLSRFLIELRYKEKEVREKEADNFAEDEKTAGDVKKHKYILPGKFSFTQLAAFQNCPLQYKFAHILRIPVLGKAQFSFGKTMHATLEKFLKLFMERSGAKQKDLFSDSKASGAKSLPDKEELLKIYQEEWDDSWYNGKAEKEKYRKIGEEILTDFHRILTEKNPRIKFLEQPFNIKFGDFTLKGQIDRIDEVEGGVEIIDYKTGQPKEKLEANDKRQLLIYQIAAEEVLKLKPQKLTYYYLNANKEMSFVGTEKDLIKTREEIISEIEKIKKSDFSPTPELHTCKYCDFKDICEFKANGA from the coding sequence ATGGAAGATATTTTAGCTAGATTAAATAAAGAGCAAAAAGAGGCGGTTACCTATGATGGTGGGCCGCTTTTGATTGTGGCGGGCGCGGGAACGGGCAAAACCACAGTGATTACAAGCCGTATTGCTTGGCTTATCAATGAGGCTAAAGCCAAACCGGAAGAAATCTTGGCTTTGACTTTTACTGATAAAGCGGCGGGGGAAATGGAGGAACGGGTAGACCGGCTGTTGCCCTATGGCTACGTAGATTTATGGATTTCCACTTTTCATAGTTTTGCCGAGAGGATTTTAAAACAGCACGCCATTGATATTGGGTTACCGAACGATTTTAAATTGTTAAACAAAACGGAACAATGGCTGTTGGTGCGGCAGAATTTGGACAAATTTGATTTGGATTATTATCGCCCTTTGGGTAATCCCACAAAATTTATTCACGCTCTTTTAAAGCATTTCTCCCGCGCCAAGGACGAAGTGGTCAGCCCGGTGGATTATTTGAAATACGCTGAGAACATTGAGCTCGATAAAGACAGTAAAGACCAGGGTGAAGAGCGCAGCCGTCTTTTAGAAATCGCCAATGCTTATCATATTTACGAACGCCTGCTTTTGGAAAATAACGCTTTGGATTTTGGCGATTTGATTAATTATACTTTAAAATTATTCAGGGAGCGCAAAGCTATTTTAGAAAAATACCAAAAGCAGTTTAAATATATTTTGGTTGATGAATTTCAGGACACGAATTGGGCGCAGTATGAACTGGTTAAACTTCTGGCGCGAGAAAATCTGGCGGTGGTGGGAGATGACGATCAGTCTATTTATAAATTCCGCGGAGCCTCGGTAAGTAATATTATGCAGTTCAAAAGCGATTTCCCTGCCGCCAAAGAAGTTGTTTTGACGAATAATTATCGTTCCGCGCAGAATATCTTGGATTTGTCTTATGGTTTTATCAAACAAAACAATCCCAATCGTCTGGAGGCGAGTTTGGGTATTGATAAAAAGTTAAAAGCCAACATTAAAGAGAGTGGTTTAATAGAACATTATCACGGGCGGGATTTGGATGAGGAGGTGAAATGGATTATTAAAAAAATCGTGGAATTAAAAAATAACAATAAACATTTGTCGTGGAGCGATTTCGCCGTTTTAGTCCGCGCCAATGACAGCGCCAATATTTTTATCAGGGAAATGATAAAAACCAGAATTCCTTACCAATTCGTGGCGATGCGCGGTCTTTACGGCAAGCCGATTATTCTGGATTGCCTCGCTTATTTTAAATTATTGGATAATTATCACGAAAGTCCGGCGCTGTGGAGGATTTTAAATTTGCCGTTTTTTGACATAGATGCCGCCGATCTCGTGGAACTTAATTTTGAAGCCCAAAAGAAATCCGAGTCGCTTTTTGAAGTTCTAAAAAGAGCATCCGGTATCAATTCTCTCCAACCGGCCACCGCGGGGAAATTATCCAAAGTTTTGAATTTAATTGCCAAACATTCGTCGTTAGTCAAAGAGAAAAGAGTCAGCGAGATGTTCATTTTATTTTTAAAAGAAAGCGGTTATTTGGAATATCTGAACCACAGCGGCCAGACGGCGGGGGAGGAAGAGCGCAGCCGCGAAGCGCTTGGTTATCTTCAGCAATTTTATAAAAAAATTACCGTCTTTGAAGCGGATTTTCCCGACCCGAAATTGAAAGATTTTGAAAAATTTTTAGAATTAGAAATGGAGAGTGGGGAAGAGGGCGAACTCAACTTTGACCCGGATGCCGGTCCGGAGATGGTAAAAATTATGACCGTGCATAGCGCTAAAGGTTTGGAATTTGAATATGTTTTTATTCCTAATCTTGTTGACAGAAAATTTCCAACCACGGAACGCCAAGACCCGATTGAATTGCCGGACGCACTGGTTAAAGAGAAAATACCGGAAGGGGATATGCATTTGGAAGAGGAGCGTCGTCTTTTTTATGTGGCGATGACCAGGGCTAAAAAGGGGTTATATTTTACTTCCGCGTTGGATTATGGCGGAGCAAGAAAAAAGAAGTTATCGCGGTTTCTGATAGAACTCAGGTACAAGGAAAAAGAGGTGAGGGAAAAAGAAGCCGACAATTTTGCGGAAGACGAAAAAACCGCCGGTGATGTAAAAAAGCACAAATATATTTTACCCGGCAAATTCAGTTTTACCCAGTTGGCGGCTTTTCAGAATTGCCCTTTGCAGTATAAATTTGCTCATATTTTACGGATTCCGGTTTTAGGCAAAGCGCAATTTAGTTTTGGCAAAACTATGCACGCGACCTTGGAAAAATTTTTGAAATTATTTATGGAAAGGAGCGGCGCGAAACAGAAGGATTTGTTTAGCGATAGCAAAGCCAGCGGTGCTAAATCCTTGCCCGACAAAGAAGAATTATTAAAAATATACCAAGAAGAATGGGACGACTCTTGGTATAATGGCAAAGCCGAAAAAGAAAAATATCGTAAAATAGGCGAAGAGATACTAACCGACTTTCATCGCATTTTAACGGAGAAAAATCCCAGGATAAAATTTTTAGAACAACCTTTTAATATAAAGTTTGGGGATTTCACATTAAAGGGGCAAATTGACAGGATTGACGAGGTTGAAGGCGGAGTGGAAATTATTGATTATAAAACCGGCCAGCCCAAAGAAAAACTGGAAGCAAACGATAAAAGGCAGTTGCTAATTTATCAGATAGCCGCGGAAGAAGTTTTAAAATTAAAACCCCAGAAACTCACTTATTATTATTTAAACGCCAACAAGGAGATGTCATTCGTCGGCACTGAAAAAGATTTAATAAAAACCCGCGAAGAAATAATTTCCGAGATTGAAAAAATCAAGAAGAGCGATTTTTCTCCGACTCCGGAATTGCATACTTGTAAGTATTGCGATTTTAAAGATATTTGCGAATTTAAAGCCAATGGAGCGTAA
- a CDS encoding DUF721 domain-containing protein: protein MSFESLGNILRGSAKKSSFRKGVEAALVIEKFHQIIKDIWGDKIVGEAKALHLKNKKLTVACMSSVAAQEIRLREKEILAAINNKLGYQAVERMRYRL, encoded by the coding sequence ATGTCTTTCGAATCCCTGGGAAACATTTTGAGGGGGTCAGCAAAAAAATCGAGCTTTCGCAAAGGCGTTGAGGCGGCTTTGGTTATTGAGAAATTTCATCAGATTATAAAAGATATTTGGGGAGATAAAATAGTGGGGGAGGCGAAAGCCTTGCATTTGAAAAATAAAAAATTAACCGTGGCCTGTATGAGTTCGGTGGCGGCGCAGGAAATAAGGTTAAGGGAGAAAGAAATTTTAGCGGCAATCAATAATAAGTTGGGTTATCAAGCGGTGGAAAGGATGAGGTATCGGTTGTAA
- a CDS encoding His/Gly/Thr/Pro-type tRNA ligase C-terminal domain-containing protein — translation MRQSQLFTKTIKNIPAEEKSVNAQFLIKGGFIDKVMSGVYTFLPLGWRVINKIENIVREEINFIGGQEVSMPALQPKENWELTNRWDNFDALIKVEIGEDSKFSLGPTHEEIVTPLVKKFASSYKDLPVYVYQIQTKFRNEARPKSGLLRGREFIMKDLYSFHTSEEDLDKYYTRAEAAYEKIYKRLNLGGITYKTFASGGAFSKYSHEYQTVSPNGEDTIYICDKCRIAVNKELIESEEGGGSKCPECGNKDLKEEKAIEVGNIFKLKTKFTECFNYKYADEDGKLKPVIMGCYGIGISRLMGALVEVFHDDKGIIWPEAVAPFRAHLLILGDDKAVAKKAEVLYNKLLDNGIEVLFDDREESAGVKFADADLIGIPYRLVISPKTLDKGSVELKKRDQERMELVKISEILKLIK, via the coding sequence ATGAGACAGTCCCAGCTTTTTACTAAAACAATAAAAAACATACCAGCCGAAGAAAAGAGCGTCAACGCTCAATTTTTAATCAAAGGAGGTTTTATAGACAAGGTCATGAGCGGTGTTTATACTTTTCTTCCTTTGGGCTGGAGAGTGATAAATAAAATAGAGAACATTGTGCGCGAGGAAATAAATTTTATCGGCGGACAGGAAGTTTCTATGCCCGCGCTTCAACCAAAAGAAAATTGGGAGCTTACCAATCGTTGGGACAATTTTGACGCTCTAATTAAAGTGGAGATAGGGGAGGATAGTAAATTTTCCTTAGGTCCGACTCACGAAGAAATTGTTACGCCCTTGGTTAAAAAATTCGCTTCTTCATATAAAGATTTGCCGGTTTATGTTTATCAGATACAGACGAAATTCAGGAATGAAGCCAGGCCGAAATCGGGGCTTTTACGCGGGCGGGAATTCATAATGAAGGATTTATATTCTTTCCATACTTCAGAAGAAGATTTGGATAAATATTATACCAGAGCTGAAGCCGCTTATGAAAAAATTTACAAACGTTTGAACCTCGGCGGTATCACTTATAAAACATTTGCTTCCGGCGGAGCTTTTTCTAAATACTCTCATGAATATCAGACGGTCTCGCCGAATGGGGAAGACACTATTTATATTTGTGATAAGTGTCGCATCGCAGTTAATAAGGAACTTATAGAGAGCGAAGAGGGGGGCGGTTCGAAATGCCCCGAATGCGGCAATAAAGATTTAAAAGAAGAAAAAGCCATTGAGGTTGGCAACATTTTTAAATTAAAAACCAAATTTACCGAATGTTTTAATTATAAATACGCGGATGAAGATGGAAAGTTAAAACCCGTGATTATGGGTTGCTACGGTATCGGCATTTCACGTCTCATGGGGGCTTTAGTAGAAGTTTTTCATGATGATAAAGGTATAATTTGGCCGGAAGCAGTCGCCCCCTTCAGGGCCCATCTTCTGATTTTAGGCGACGATAAAGCGGTTGCCAAAAAAGCGGAAGTATTGTATAATAAGCTACTTGATAATGGGATAGAAGTTTTATTTGACGACCGAGAGGAATCAGCCGGAGTCAAATTCGCCGATGCGGATTTAATCGGTATTCCTTATCGTTTAGTAATAAGTCCCAAAACTTTAGATAAGGGAAGTGTAGAATTAAAAAAGAGAGATCAAGAAAGAATGGAATTAGTTAAAATTAGTGAAATATTGAAGTTGATAAAATAA